A section of the Bryobacteraceae bacterium genome encodes:
- a CDS encoding acetolactate synthase: MAQTMSGARILMECLQREGVEVIFGYPGGVTLPLYDAIYEGAIRHILVRHEENACFMASGYARSTGKVGVACATSGPGATNLVTGLVDCMMDSIPVVALTGQVSSKLIGSDAFQEADTFGITRSATKHNYLVKDIKDLASVIHEAFYIASTGRPGPVLVDITKDVLQGQAHYTPVHAIHLPGYKVVTEGHAGQIRRAAQMMWEASRPYVYAGGGIISSGAHEELRELVETLDAPAVLTLMGLGALPGNHPNFISMPGMHGSYAANMGMYECDLLIALGVRFDDRVTGRLASFAPHAKVIHVDIDPAEIGKNRAADLPIVGDAKKVLSKLVRVLREMAPEMKPLREKERREWWRQIRAWQEEHPLKPVFSADEIKPQHLMVEIDRIANGQAIVSVDVGQHQMWAAQFIRFDRPRTWLSSSGLGSMGFGLPAAIGAQVAHPEALVIAIVGDGGFQMSIPEISTIANQGLPVKVIIMNNGYLGMVRQWQDLFYQSRLSAVQIEAFPNIEKLADAYGIRGRIVEKPSELRPALEDAIRHPGPVLMDVRVSPFENVYPMVPAGAAINEMVLGPPKPVEVPA, encoded by the coding sequence ATGGCGCAGACAATGAGCGGCGCGCGCATCCTGATGGAGTGCCTGCAACGCGAAGGCGTGGAGGTGATCTTCGGCTATCCGGGCGGTGTGACGCTGCCGCTGTATGATGCGATCTACGAAGGGGCGATCCGCCACATTCTGGTCCGGCACGAAGAAAACGCCTGTTTCATGGCTTCCGGCTATGCACGCTCCACCGGCAAGGTCGGCGTGGCGTGCGCCACATCGGGGCCGGGCGCAACGAATCTGGTCACCGGGCTGGTGGACTGCATGATGGACTCGATCCCGGTGGTGGCGTTGACCGGACAGGTGTCCTCGAAGCTGATTGGCTCGGACGCCTTCCAGGAGGCCGACACTTTCGGCATCACGCGTTCGGCCACGAAGCACAACTACCTGGTGAAGGACATCAAAGACCTGGCGTCGGTGATTCACGAGGCCTTCTACATCGCCTCGACGGGACGGCCCGGTCCGGTGCTGGTCGACATCACCAAGGACGTGCTCCAGGGCCAGGCCCATTACACGCCGGTGCACGCCATCCACCTGCCGGGCTACAAGGTGGTGACGGAGGGCCACGCGGGGCAGATCCGGCGGGCGGCGCAGATGATGTGGGAGGCGTCGCGGCCGTATGTTTACGCGGGCGGCGGCATCATTTCGAGCGGCGCGCATGAAGAGCTGCGCGAGCTGGTGGAGACGCTGGACGCGCCGGCGGTGCTGACGCTGATGGGCCTTGGCGCGCTGCCCGGCAACCACCCGAACTTCATTTCGATGCCCGGCATGCACGGTTCCTATGCGGCCAACATGGGCATGTACGAGTGCGACCTGCTGATCGCGCTCGGCGTCCGGTTTGACGACCGCGTCACCGGACGGCTGGCGTCGTTTGCGCCGCACGCCAAGGTGATCCACGTCGACATCGACCCGGCCGAGATCGGCAAGAACCGCGCCGCTGACCTGCCCATCGTCGGCGACGCGAAGAAGGTGCTTTCCAAGCTCGTCCGCGTGCTCCGGGAGATGGCGCCGGAGATGAAGCCGCTGCGCGAGAAAGAGCGCCGCGAGTGGTGGCGGCAGATCCGCGCCTGGCAGGAGGAGCACCCGCTGAAGCCTGTTTTCAGCGCCGACGAGATCAAGCCGCAGCACCTGATGGTGGAGATCGACCGCATCGCCAATGGCCAGGCGATTGTCAGCGTGGACGTCGGCCAGCATCAGATGTGGGCGGCGCAGTTCATCCGTTTCGACCGGCCGCGCACCTGGTTGAGCTCGTCGGGGCTTGGCTCGATGGGTTTCGGCCTGCCGGCGGCGATCGGCGCGCAGGTGGCGCATCCGGAGGCGCTGGTGATCGCCATCGTCGGCGACGGCGGCTTCCAGATGTCGATTCCGGAGATCTCCACGATCGCCAATCAGGGCCTGCCGGTGAAGGTGATCATCATGAACAACGGCTACCTGGGCATGGTGCGCCAGTGGCAGGATCTGTTCTACCAGAGCCGCCTCAGCGCCGTGCAGATCGAGGCTTTTCCGAACATCGAAAAGCTGGCCGATGCCTATGGCATTCGCGGCCGCATCGTGGAGAAGCCCTCGGAGCTGCGCCCTGCGCTCGAAGACGCCATCCGCCACCCGGGCCCGGTGCTCATGGACGTGCGCGTCTCGCCATTCGAAAACGTGTATCCGATGGTGCCTGCCGGGGCGGCGATCAATGAAATGGTTCTCGGCCCGCCGAAGCCGGTCGAAGTGCCCGCCTGA
- the ilvC gene encoding ketol-acid reductoisomerase (NADP(+)), whose translation MAKRYYEQDGSLEPLQGKTVAIIGYGSQGHAHALNLRDSGVQVVVGLPAGSRSRAKAENAGLTVLDPAQAAARADFIMILVPDHIQADLYSSDIAPSMKPGKTLMFAHGFNVHFGFIRPPEGVDVSMVAPKAPGHRVREVFLEGQGVPALVAVAQDASGRALQNALAYALALGSLKAGVIETTFREETESDLFGEQTVLCGGVSELIKAGFETLVEAGYAPEIAYFECLHELKLIVDLIYEGGLSYMRYSVSDTAEYGDYTRGPRIINEQTRAEMRRILAEIQSGAFAREWMEENRSGRKNFLAMREAARNHPIEVVGAELREMMTFLKKKKVEQ comes from the coding sequence ATGGCCAAGCGTTACTACGAACAGGACGGCTCGCTCGAGCCCTTGCAAGGAAAGACCGTCGCCATCATCGGCTACGGCTCGCAGGGTCACGCCCACGCGCTGAACCTGCGCGATTCCGGCGTCCAGGTGGTCGTCGGACTGCCTGCCGGTTCGCGCTCGCGCGCGAAGGCGGAAAATGCCGGCCTGACCGTGCTGGATCCCGCCCAGGCGGCTGCCCGCGCCGATTTCATCATGATTCTCGTGCCGGATCACATCCAGGCCGATCTCTACAGCTCTGACATCGCCCCGTCGATGAAACCCGGCAAGACGCTGATGTTCGCACACGGGTTCAACGTTCACTTCGGCTTCATCCGTCCGCCCGAGGGCGTGGACGTCTCGATGGTGGCGCCCAAGGCGCCGGGCCACCGCGTCCGCGAAGTCTTCCTGGAAGGGCAGGGCGTGCCGGCGCTGGTCGCAGTGGCGCAGGACGCTTCGGGGCGCGCGCTTCAGAACGCGCTTGCCTACGCGCTGGCGCTCGGGTCGCTGAAGGCGGGCGTCATTGAGACCACCTTCCGCGAGGAGACCGAAAGCGACCTGTTCGGTGAGCAGACGGTGCTGTGCGGCGGCGTCAGCGAGCTGATCAAGGCCGGCTTTGAAACGCTTGTCGAGGCGGGTTACGCGCCTGAAATCGCCTATTTCGAATGCCTCCACGAGCTGAAGCTGATCGTCGACCTCATCTACGAGGGCGGGCTCAGCTACATGCGCTATTCGGTCTCCGACACGGCCGAATACGGTGACTATACCCGCGGCCCACGCATCATCAACGAGCAGACCCGGGCCGAAATGCGCAGGATTCTTGCCGAAATCCAGTCCGGCGCCTTCGCCCGCGAATGGATGGAGGAAAACCGCAGCGGCAGAAAGAATTTTCTTGCCATGCGCGAGGCCGCGCGCAACCACCCGATTGAAGTGGTCGGCGCCGAGCTGCGCGAAATGATGACCTTCCTGAAAAAGAAGAAGGTCGAACAGTAG
- the ilvN gene encoding acetolactate synthase small subunit — translation MLMTISLLMENKPGALMRVTGLLSQRGYNIESLTVARTLDPSLSRMTICVDVEPRLRPLLIKQMNRLVNVLQAVDLTEAPAVIREMVLVRIRTSLDNRTAILKEAEIFGARVVDSSVEGFALEASGDPEKLEEFIAVMETYGEIEVTRSGLVAVSLEPKRLKLAPPIPKSQPQSEPAHTR, via the coding sequence ATGCTGATGACCATTAGCCTGCTGATGGAGAACAAACCGGGCGCGCTGATGCGCGTCACCGGGCTGCTGTCGCAGCGCGGCTACAACATTGAATCGCTCACGGTGGCGCGGACGCTCGACCCGTCGCTGTCGCGGATGACCATCTGCGTCGATGTGGAGCCACGGCTGCGGCCGCTGCTGATCAAGCAGATGAACCGGCTGGTGAACGTCCTCCAGGCCGTGGACCTGACCGAAGCGCCGGCGGTGATCCGCGAGATGGTGCTCGTGCGCATCCGCACGAGCCTCGACAACCGCACGGCGATCCTCAAGGAAGCCGAGATCTTCGGCGCCCGTGTCGTCGACAGCTCGGTGGAGGGGTTCGCGCTGGAAGCCAGCGGCGATCCCGAGAAGCTGGAAGAATTCATCGCCGTCATGGAAACCTACGGCGAGATCGAGGTGACGCGCTCGGGCCTTGTGGCCGTCTCGCTCGAGCCCAAGCGGCTGAAGCTGGCCCCGCCGATCCCGAAGTCGCAGCCTCAATCCGAACCCGCACACACCCGATAG